Proteins from a genomic interval of Siniperca chuatsi isolate FFG_IHB_CAS linkage group LG10, ASM2008510v1, whole genome shotgun sequence:
- the LOC122883668 gene encoding cell adhesion molecule 2-like isoform X2, which produces MNNSDMVPSTTLSTYTNKTVTEAVTTAAPTSPDSAVIAVVIALILLTLAGLAFLLYRYLCHNKGDYRTTGELAPGEDPDEEYSNQALSEKKEYFI; this is translated from the exons ATTCAGACATGGTGCCTTCGACAACACTCTCCACATATACGAACAAAACGGTGACAGAGG CGGTAACAACTGCAGCTCCCACAAGTCCAGACTCCGCAGTTATTGCAG TGGTTATTGCTCTCATCCTGCTGACATTAGCTGGTTTGGCTTTCCTGCTTTACCGGTATCTCTGCCACAACAAAGGAGACTACAGGACGACAGGGGAGCTGGCTCCAGGAGAGGATCCTGATGAGGAGTACAGTAACCAGGCTTTGAGCGAAAAGAAGGAATACTTCATATGA
- the LOC122883668 gene encoding cell adhesion molecule 2-like isoform X1 — protein sequence MNNSDMVPSTTLSTYTNKTVTEASDMGPLTLLPTQADTTMIQAVTTAAPTSPDSAVIAVVIALILLTLAGLAFLLYRYLCHNKGDYRTTGELAPGEDPDEEYSNQALSEKKEYFI from the exons ATTCAGACATGGTGCCTTCGACAACACTCTCCACATATACGAACAAAACGGTGACAGAGG CATCAGATATGGGGCCTTTAACATTACTTCCCACACAAGCAGACACCACCATGATTCAGG CGGTAACAACTGCAGCTCCCACAAGTCCAGACTCCGCAGTTATTGCAG TGGTTATTGCTCTCATCCTGCTGACATTAGCTGGTTTGGCTTTCCTGCTTTACCGGTATCTCTGCCACAACAAAGGAGACTACAGGACGACAGGGGAGCTGGCTCCAGGAGAGGATCCTGATGAGGAGTACAGTAACCAGGCTTTGAGCGAAAAGAAGGAATACTTCATATGA